Sequence from the Plasmodium vivax scf_6634 genomic scaffold, whole genome shotgun sequence genome:
CACTTTAACAATGCTAAGggtatttaacaaaaaaaaatgattaaaaaattactactaAAAAATTGTGGTAGTTCAGATTTTATCTATTTATTATGGCAAATGGGCgtgatatatttttgaatatgaatatttagcGCTATGATGAATATTCAAAAGCACTATATGAAAATGGGATACTTCTTTCTTCATCCATAATTGAAGCTTCTTGCAGAACAGTGTGTAATTCTTCGTTCATATCTACTGgttctttccttttattcTTAGTAAGAATCCTCCACAAAGAAGTGTactataaaaaggaaattcgtaaaattacaatttaattattatatataattaaaaaaatatatgaatagtTTCTTTTAtgcaataaattttattttactttaaaaagaaggcccAATAAAAGAACAATTCCTATGGGTATTGAAGTTTTTATGATATGATCTTTATTTGATATtgcttcaaaaattttaccaaaaatATCGGATATATTACCATTATCAGTAACTAATCCACTACCATTTTCTGCATTACAAGGTGTTCCATTATCAGTTTCCGAAGAAGTAGCACCTTCTCGACAAGTAGTTTTATGATCAGGATCTGGAAATTCTGAACTCATAACAGAAACATCTTGTTTAGGGGTAGATCTATACTCATCAAGATCAGCATCATCACCTCTACTAAGAACACTTGAATCAGTAATACCTAAATTATCAACAATTCCAAGAATAGCACCTCCATCAGGAGTAGCTTCTTTATCGGTACTTTCTTCAGTATAATTTACCCTATCAGCAGTTCTAGGACAAATATACGGAGCACCGATAGGTTCTTCATGAGAATAGCCAGGACAAGAAAAATTAGAAACAGGGTTTAGATGACCATTAGAATGACTTGCAGCGGTTTCATTGTCAACAACTTGTACACTATTAGGACCACTTTGAATATTACTTCTAAGTAAATTCGTTACTTTAGGAGTATCAGACAAATCAGATTCTCCTTCAGGGGGATTTTGAGAAGCAGAATCCTTTAAACCAGTACCTAATTCATTATTTGCTGGATTCGCTAAGACAGGTAAAgattgtgcctttttttccgatTCTCCAGATGGACTAGAATTAGAATTAAAATTTGGTTCAGATGTTGCAGGTTCAGAAACAACAAAATTACCAGAAGGTTTTATGTCTTGCTTTGCTtctacattttcaatttcttgTTGTGATTCTTGTAGATTAGCATGTTTGCGACCTTGTTCTGTAGATGCATGTACTTTAGGACTTTTGGGTTTAGGGTCTTCT
This genomic interval carries:
- a CDS encoding variable surface protein Vir18, putative (encoded by transcript PVX_017650A); amino-acid sequence: MSSWWSRSSSSSISIYEKYWKNDCINKYGVYKNDIEQRINNFNNRRLTPFKQQWDILNNYIRKKNDEITDCVNKKYISADFYADKSIKYFSERCRNESTCRHNPVTSVKKARASQKETKTTCKGGVECNKQLSSKQPANSKSQLSVAQEDPKPKSPKVHASTEQGRKHANLQESQQEIENVEAKQDIKPSGNFVVSEPATSEPNFNSNSSPSGESEKKAQSLPVLANPANNELGTGLKDSASQNPPEGESDLSDTPKVTNLLRSNIQSGPNSVQVVDNETAASHSNGHLNPVSNFSCPGYSHEEPIGAPYICPRTADRVNYTEESTDKEATPDGGAILGIVDNLGITDSSVLSRGDDADLDEYRSTPKQDVSVMSSEFPDPDHKTTCREGATSSETDNGTPCNAENGSGLVTDNGNISDIFGKIFEAISNKDHIIKTSIPIGIVLLLGLLFKYTSLWRILTKNKRKEPVDMNEELHTVLQEASIMDEERSIPFSYSAFEYSS